From Draconibacterium halophilum, one genomic window encodes:
- a CDS encoding TonB-dependent receptor domain-containing protein produces MRKILYNSGIRLMYSLLFLLLVHSSYSQEKTIQIIDKKTEGGIPDVHFRYNKTRGFSDRYGNIVLRLEDGTELFLSHLQYGKVAFISSEVEKLADKGVVALEKSSTYLPATVVLVHPTAGDKRKMEFTVQNKLAHDAGNLLESVPSISTIRKSGAYGFDPVLRGFKYDQINLVLDGSQTASAACPNRMDPAASQIPINMIAEAEVLKGPHSLRYGNAFGGTINFKSTSPEFKEKATPVGRFGTSYESNGNIFRTEGVAGVSGSKVDFRMFGAYSTGDDYTDGEGVDIAARFNRLNWGGKLGVKLSQTQKLGVLVSNNVAKNVDFPALPMDLREDNTWLVNASHSAVFYDKTLTSWNTSVYGTMVDHRMDNYDKILDPRMVDAITDAETRNYGGRTEMRFDLDKSYLYAGVDYRFESADGYRERTMLMGPMAGKILTDNVWQDAEIKRTGFFGEWHIAQPGFQFVISGRLDINSAKANNADPRFESIYSSLESSHVHPSLSVGGTRLFNENISLGLWMGMATRSPGIAERYINQFPIGLDPYEMLGNPDLDPEINNQLDLVFRYQTEKTNLNINVFTSVLRDYISSEIREDLQPAMNTSPGVRQFVNIKKALMTGFEASWTQQFSSFISHDLGIVYTHGQNQELDEPLPEIPPLEFHYRLMGSLTGDKVKPEIVFRHAMKQDRIAKSYGENETPAFSVVDAKVSWLMNDVFTTTGGVQNLFDNAYYEHLSRSVRSVGARPIYSPGRSFYVTLTISFL; encoded by the coding sequence ATGAGAAAGATCTTATACAATTCCGGAATTAGATTGATGTACTCACTACTTTTTTTGTTGCTGGTGCATTCTTCTTATTCGCAGGAAAAAACAATTCAAATAATAGACAAGAAAACGGAAGGCGGAATTCCTGACGTACACTTTCGGTATAATAAAACGCGGGGGTTTTCTGATAGATATGGGAATATTGTTCTGCGACTGGAAGACGGGACCGAGTTGTTTTTGTCGCATTTGCAATACGGAAAGGTAGCATTCATTTCAAGCGAAGTAGAAAAATTGGCCGACAAAGGAGTTGTTGCATTGGAGAAATCGTCGACATATTTACCAGCAACAGTAGTATTGGTGCATCCAACTGCCGGTGACAAACGAAAAATGGAATTTACGGTGCAGAATAAACTTGCGCATGATGCCGGAAATTTGCTGGAGTCAGTTCCGTCAATATCTACAATAAGGAAAAGTGGCGCTTATGGTTTCGATCCGGTTCTCCGTGGTTTTAAATACGACCAGATTAACTTGGTTTTGGATGGAAGTCAAACGGCTTCAGCAGCCTGTCCAAACCGAATGGATCCGGCTGCAAGCCAGATTCCAATAAATATGATTGCCGAGGCAGAAGTGTTAAAAGGACCGCACAGTTTGCGTTATGGAAATGCTTTTGGCGGAACAATAAATTTTAAAAGTACATCGCCCGAATTCAAAGAAAAAGCAACACCTGTTGGCCGTTTTGGAACGAGTTACGAGAGTAATGGAAATATTTTCAGAACTGAAGGAGTAGCAGGAGTTTCCGGTTCAAAAGTTGACTTCCGAATGTTTGGTGCTTATTCCACAGGAGACGATTATACCGACGGTGAAGGAGTGGATATTGCAGCGCGTTTTAACCGATTGAATTGGGGCGGAAAGCTCGGTGTAAAACTTAGCCAAACGCAAAAACTGGGTGTGCTGGTTTCGAACAACGTTGCTAAAAATGTTGATTTTCCGGCCTTGCCAATGGATTTGCGCGAAGACAATACATGGCTGGTAAATGCCAGTCATTCGGCAGTTTTTTACGATAAAACGCTTACATCGTGGAATACGAGTGTTTACGGAACCATGGTGGATCATCGGATGGATAATTACGATAAAATACTCGATCCGCGAATGGTAGACGCAATAACAGATGCAGAAACCCGGAATTACGGTGGCCGAACCGAAATGCGTTTTGATTTGGATAAAAGCTATTTGTATGCCGGTGTCGATTATCGTTTTGAATCAGCTGATGGTTATCGCGAGCGAACAATGCTTATGGGACCAATGGCCGGGAAAATACTAACTGATAATGTGTGGCAGGATGCCGAAATAAAACGAACCGGTTTTTTCGGAGAGTGGCACATTGCACAGCCGGGGTTTCAGTTTGTTATTTCGGGGCGCCTCGATATCAATTCGGCAAAAGCCAATAATGCAGATCCGCGTTTCGAAAGTATTTATTCCAGCCTGGAATCGTCACATGTGCATCCTTCGCTTAGTGTTGGCGGAACAAGATTGTTCAACGAAAACATTTCGCTTGGGTTGTGGATGGGCATGGCCACTCGCAGTCCGGGTATTGCCGAGCGTTACATTAATCAATTTCCCATTGGGCTCGATCCTTACGAGATGTTGGGAAATCCCGATCTTGATCCGGAAATTAACAACCAGTTGGATTTGGTTTTTCGCTACCAAACAGAAAAAACCAACCTTAATATAAACGTGTTTACTTCGGTTTTGCGCGATTATATTTCATCCGAAATTCGTGAGGATTTGCAGCCGGCCATGAATACTTCTCCCGGTGTACGTCAGTTTGTGAATATAAAAAAAGCCTTGATGACCGGTTTTGAAGCCAGCTGGACGCAGCAATTCAGTTCTTTTATTAGTCATGATTTAGGCATTGTTTATACACACGGTCAAAATCAGGAACTGGACGAACCATTGCCCGAAATTCCTCCGCTGGAGTTTCATTATCGACTAATGGGAAGTTTAACAGGTGATAAAGTAAAACCGGAAATTGTGTTTAGGCATGCCATGAAACAGGATCGGATTGCTAAATCGTATGGAGAGAATGAAACACCTGCTTTTAGTGTTGTGGATGCAAAAGTATCATGGTTGATGAATGATGTATTTACCACAACCGGTGGTGTGCAAAATTTGTTTGACAACGCTTATTATGAGCACCTTTCAAGGTCGGTGCGAAGTGTCGGGGCACGACCAATTTATTCGCCTGGAAGAAGTTTTTATGTTACTCTAACCATTAGTTTTTTGTAA
- a CDS encoding thioredoxin family protein produces MAFTLEIGKKAVYFDLSATDGKIYTLDSFKDSKYLVVFFTCNHCPYVINSDEVTRKTAERFKPQGVEFVGINSNSKNTYEEDDFDHMVERMKEHQFPWTYLHDESQEIALAYGALRTPHFYVFDEDRKLVYTGRGVDSPRDPSKIKVNDLANALEELTSGKEISVPVTNPIGCNVKWDGKEKHWMPADACDLVW; encoded by the coding sequence ATGGCATTTACACTCGAAATAGGAAAAAAAGCGGTCTACTTTGATCTTTCGGCAACTGATGGGAAAATATACACGCTTGACAGTTTTAAGGACTCGAAATATCTGGTGGTGTTTTTCACCTGTAATCATTGTCCTTATGTGATTAACAGCGATGAAGTTACCCGAAAAACGGCTGAACGGTTTAAGCCGCAGGGAGTAGAATTTGTTGGAATTAACTCGAATAGTAAAAATACTTACGAAGAGGATGATTTCGACCACATGGTGGAGCGCATGAAAGAACACCAATTTCCGTGGACATATTTGCACGACGAGTCGCAGGAAATTGCGCTGGCATATGGAGCGCTGCGGACACCTCATTTTTATGTGTTTGACGAAGACCGCAAACTCGTTTATACCGGTAGGGGTGTTGATAGTCCGCGTGATCCATCAAAAATAAAGGTGAACGATCTGGCAAATGCACTTGAAGAGTTGACCAGTGGAAAAGAGATTTCTGTTCCGGTAACCAACCCGATTGGCTGCAACGTAAAATGGGATGGCAAAGAAAAACACTGGATGCCGGCTGATGCATGCGATTTGGTTTGGTAA
- a CDS encoding type IA DNA topoisomerase yields the protein MIVCIAEKPSVAKEIAQVIGAGSRRDGYFEGNGYQVTWTFGHFCTLWPPEDYDAKWKRWDLQTLPMLPKRFETKVMTGDGGVTKQFNTIKSLLDKAEQVINCGDAGQEGELIQRWVMKEAGYKGEVKRLWISSLTNEAIKNGFQKLEPAEKFDHLYYAGSSRAIGDWLLGMNATRLYTLKYGGYKQVLSIGRVQTPTLAMLVTRHYEIENFKPEPYWELQTTYRDTVFSNTEGKFFKKEDGEKLLNQVLYKDLYITEVEKKDGKEYAPKLFDLTSLQVHCNTRFGLTADETLKTVQRLYEMKVVTYPRVDTTFLPNDQYPKIPGILKGLKSYSELAQPLLAKKIRKSTKIFNDKKVTDHHAIIPTGEEKLLGGNEKKVYDAIARRFLAAFYPDCKVAKTQVKAEVDTVQFVATGKQILQPGWRVVFQDENSKSGDGDTILPVFEKGEHGPHEPSFTEKETKPPRYYTEASLLRAMETAGKNVDDDELRDLMKANGIGRPSTRAAIIETLFRRKYIERQKKQIHPTKVGIQLIDIIHNELLKSAELTGQWEKRLRDIEQGEYSASKFIYEMKRMVYDLVVEVLRDRNSVKLAAPEPEKKEKGKRAKAKGQKAVDTGSEEMTCPKCSEGKVLKGKNAYGCNRWKEGCDFRLPFVFMEKKLTDKQVERLLKKGATTKLKGFKMGEKKVEGILQLTSDCNVEFVDRSPADKKTVDSVPKCPKCGGTIIKGKTAYGCSNWKEGCDFKFSFDAIREKAAGRELTKELVLKILQGVD from the coding sequence ATGATTGTTTGTATAGCAGAGAAACCAAGTGTTGCCAAAGAAATTGCTCAGGTTATTGGGGCAGGTTCGCGAAGAGACGGTTATTTCGAAGGAAACGGTTACCAGGTAACCTGGACTTTTGGCCATTTTTGTACGTTGTGGCCGCCCGAGGATTACGATGCGAAATGGAAACGCTGGGATCTGCAAACACTGCCCATGTTGCCCAAACGTTTTGAGACCAAGGTGATGACAGGCGATGGCGGGGTAACCAAACAATTTAATACCATTAAAAGCTTATTGGATAAAGCCGAACAGGTAATTAACTGCGGTGATGCCGGACAGGAAGGTGAACTTATTCAGCGCTGGGTGATGAAAGAGGCAGGTTACAAAGGAGAAGTAAAGCGTTTGTGGATCTCGTCGCTGACTAACGAAGCTATAAAAAATGGCTTTCAGAAACTGGAACCGGCAGAAAAATTTGATCACCTGTATTATGCTGGTAGCTCACGCGCTATTGGCGACTGGCTGCTGGGAATGAATGCCACACGTTTGTACACGTTAAAATATGGTGGTTACAAACAGGTTTTGTCCATCGGACGGGTGCAAACACCAACGCTGGCGATGCTGGTAACGCGCCATTACGAAATCGAGAATTTTAAACCCGAACCTTACTGGGAGTTGCAAACCACTTATCGCGACACGGTTTTTAGCAATACCGAGGGAAAGTTTTTCAAAAAAGAAGACGGTGAAAAACTGCTTAATCAGGTTTTATATAAGGACTTGTACATTACCGAAGTTGAAAAGAAAGATGGGAAGGAATATGCTCCCAAACTTTTCGACCTGACCAGTTTACAGGTGCATTGTAATACGCGTTTTGGATTAACGGCCGATGAAACCTTAAAAACCGTGCAACGTTTGTACGAAATGAAAGTGGTTACCTATCCGCGTGTTGATACCACTTTTTTGCCTAACGATCAGTATCCAAAAATACCAGGAATTTTAAAGGGACTAAAAAGTTATAGTGAGTTGGCGCAGCCATTGTTGGCAAAGAAAATCCGAAAGTCGACCAAAATTTTTAACGATAAAAAAGTTACCGATCACCATGCAATTATTCCAACAGGTGAAGAGAAATTGCTGGGCGGTAACGAGAAAAAGGTTTACGATGCTATTGCACGACGTTTTTTGGCTGCGTTTTACCCCGATTGTAAAGTGGCCAAAACGCAGGTGAAGGCCGAAGTTGATACGGTTCAGTTTGTAGCCACCGGAAAACAAATTCTGCAACCGGGTTGGCGGGTTGTTTTTCAGGATGAGAATTCGAAGAGTGGTGACGGTGATACAATTCTTCCTGTTTTTGAAAAAGGAGAACATGGGCCGCACGAGCCGTCGTTTACCGAAAAGGAAACAAAACCGCCGCGTTATTACACCGAGGCTTCGTTACTGCGTGCCATGGAAACTGCCGGAAAAAATGTTGATGACGATGAGTTACGCGACCTGATGAAAGCGAATGGAATCGGGCGTCCGTCAACTAGGGCTGCTATTATCGAGACCTTGTTCCGGCGTAAATATATAGAGCGTCAGAAAAAGCAGATACATCCTACAAAAGTGGGAATTCAGTTGATTGATATTATTCATAATGAACTATTAAAATCGGCAGAATTAACCGGACAGTGGGAAAAACGATTGCGTGACATTGAACAGGGAGAATACAGCGCCTCGAAATTTATTTACGAGATGAAACGTATGGTTTACGATCTGGTGGTTGAAGTGTTGAGAGATCGCAACTCGGTAAAACTGGCTGCTCCCGAACCGGAAAAAAAGGAAAAAGGCAAAAGAGCAAAGGCAAAAGGGCAAAAGGCAGTTGATACCGGAAGTGAAGAAATGACTTGTCCGAAATGTTCGGAAGGAAAAGTGCTAAAAGGTAAAAATGCATACGGCTGTAATCGTTGGAAAGAAGGTTGTGATTTCAGGCTGCCATTCGTTTTTATGGAGAAAAAGCTTACCGACAAACAGGTTGAGCGTTTGCTGAAGAAAGGTGCCACTACTAAACTCAAAGGCTTTAAAATGGGGGAGAAAAAGGTGGAAGGTATTTTGCAGCTTACCTCGGATTGTAATGTAGAGTTTGTGGATAGATCTCCGGCTGATAAGAAAACAGTTGATTCTGTTCCCAAGTGCCCGAAATGTGGGGGAACAATAATAAAAGGAAAAACGGCTTACGGTTGTAGCAACTGGAAAGAGGGTTGTGATTTTAAATTCTCGTTTGATGCCATCCGCGAAAAGGCTGCCGGAAGAGAATTGACGAAGGAATTAGTGCTGAAAATTCTGCAGGGAGTAGATTAA
- a CDS encoding UDP-glucuronic acid decarboxylase family protein produces the protein MKRILVTGGAGFVGSHLCERLLNDGNEVICLDNYFTGKKQKIIHLLDNPYFELVRHDITQPFYIEVDEIYNLACPASPVQYQYNPIKTIKTSVMGAVNMLGLAKRIKAKILQASTSEVYGVPDIHPQNEEYWGHVNPIGVRSCYDEGKRCAESLFVNYHVQNDVLIKIIRIFNTYGPKMEPDDGRVVSNFIMQALQGKDITIFGDGQQTRSFQYVSDLIEGMIRMMKTDDDFIGPVNIGNPGEFTMLELASEIIDITGSKSKIVYLPLPQDDPTQRQPDITLAKEKLDGWEPTIPLREGLTKTIAYFERLQKEDEL, from the coding sequence ATGAAACGAATTTTGGTAACGGGAGGAGCAGGATTTGTTGGATCGCACCTTTGCGAAAGGCTGTTAAACGATGGCAACGAAGTTATTTGCCTCGACAACTATTTTACCGGCAAAAAGCAAAAGATTATTCATTTACTTGATAATCCTTACTTTGAGCTGGTACGGCACGATATTACACAGCCTTTTTACATTGAAGTGGACGAAATCTACAACCTGGCATGTCCGGCGTCACCAGTTCAGTATCAATACAATCCGATAAAAACCATCAAAACTTCGGTAATGGGCGCTGTAAATATGCTTGGTTTGGCCAAACGTATAAAGGCCAAAATCCTGCAGGCATCAACCAGTGAAGTTTATGGTGTACCCGATATTCATCCGCAAAACGAAGAATACTGGGGCCATGTTAATCCTATTGGAGTGCGCTCGTGTTACGACGAAGGGAAACGATGTGCTGAATCGCTGTTCGTTAATTACCATGTACAGAACGACGTTTTGATCAAGATCATCCGCATTTTTAATACCTATGGCCCCAAAATGGAGCCGGACGACGGACGCGTTGTTTCGAACTTTATTATGCAGGCTTTACAGGGAAAAGACATTACTATTTTTGGCGACGGGCAACAAACCCGCAGCTTTCAGTATGTAAGCGATTTAATTGAAGGCATGATCCGTATGATGAAAACCGACGACGATTTTATCGGGCCGGTAAACATTGGTAATCCGGGCGAATTTACCATGCTTGAACTGGCCAGTGAAATTATTGATATTACCGGATCAAAATCCAAAATAGTTTACTTGCCACTGCCACAAGACGATCCCACACAACGTCAGCCGGATATTACTTTGGCTAAAGAAAAACTGGATGGCTGGGAGCCTACCATTCCGCTTCGGGAAGGTTTAACAAAAACAATAGCCTACTTTGAGCGGCTGCAAAAAGAGGACGAATTATAA
- the ligA gene encoding NAD-dependent DNA ligase LigA: protein MSSEQDIQRIEDLQAELAEHNYKYYVLAQPSISDFDFDMKLKELERLEKQYNINDPNSPTQRVGSDLSSDFKQVTHQYNMLSLSNAYSQEELKDFDNRIQKIIGTDDFEYACELKFDGSSISLSYENGELVRAVTRGDGVKGDDVTANVRTIQSVPLKLRGNDYPDSFEIRGEILMPFEVFNNLNAELEKAGEPLLANPRNTAAGTLKMKNSSIVASRKLDAYLYYVLGENLPEDGHYESLQKAREWGFKISEHTQLCKNIDDVFAFIERWDTERFSLPVATDGIVIKVNSRRLQKNLGFTAKSPRWAIAYKFKAESVSTLLKSVSYQVGRTGAVTPVANLEPVLIAGTIVKRASLHNADIINNLDLHIDDTVFVEKGGEIIPKITGVDPAKRHPMFQPVQFIETCPECGTKLIRKEGEAAHYCPNEDACPPQIKGKMEHFVSRKAMDIDGIGQETVDLLYNEGLAKNITQLYQLQKKQLLNLERMADKSAQRILDGLEASKEVPFERVLFALGIRFVGETVAKTLVKKLHTIENIQQQTKEQLVEIDEIGDRIAESVVDWFSNEEHLQFIENLKAYGLRFSISEDQLEGQTNKLEGLSIVISGTFEQNSRDELKKLIEQNGGKNVGSISKKTSYMLAGSNVGPSKLQKVEKLGIPMISEKDFLKMIE, encoded by the coding sequence ATGAGCAGCGAACAAGACATCCAACGAATTGAAGATTTGCAGGCCGAACTGGCCGAACACAACTATAAATATTACGTATTGGCGCAACCATCTATCAGTGATTTTGATTTCGACATGAAATTAAAAGAGCTGGAACGCCTTGAGAAACAATACAATATTAACGACCCTAACTCGCCAACACAGCGCGTAGGAAGCGATTTAAGTTCAGACTTTAAGCAGGTAACTCATCAGTACAATATGTTGTCGCTATCAAATGCATACTCGCAAGAGGAGCTAAAAGATTTCGACAACCGCATTCAGAAAATTATTGGTACCGATGATTTTGAATACGCTTGTGAGTTAAAATTCGATGGCTCGTCGATTAGCCTAAGCTATGAAAATGGCGAACTGGTGCGTGCCGTAACTCGTGGCGACGGAGTGAAAGGTGATGATGTAACTGCAAATGTGCGTACCATCCAATCGGTACCCTTAAAATTACGCGGAAACGATTATCCGGATAGTTTTGAAATTCGCGGCGAGATTTTGATGCCTTTTGAAGTATTCAACAACCTAAATGCTGAACTGGAAAAAGCTGGCGAACCGCTATTGGCAAATCCTCGAAACACAGCGGCAGGAACACTAAAAATGAAAAACTCATCGATTGTTGCCTCGCGAAAACTGGATGCCTATTTGTATTACGTACTTGGCGAAAATTTACCGGAAGACGGGCATTACGAAAGTCTGCAAAAAGCACGCGAATGGGGATTTAAAATTTCGGAGCACACGCAATTGTGTAAAAATATTGATGACGTATTTGCTTTTATCGAGAGATGGGACACCGAACGATTTTCACTGCCGGTTGCCACCGACGGAATTGTGATTAAAGTAAATTCGCGGAGATTACAAAAGAACCTCGGTTTTACCGCCAAATCGCCACGCTGGGCTATTGCCTACAAGTTTAAAGCCGAGAGTGTTTCTACTCTGCTAAAATCGGTTTCGTACCAGGTAGGGCGAACAGGAGCTGTAACGCCGGTGGCTAATTTAGAACCGGTTTTAATTGCCGGAACCATTGTAAAACGCGCATCGCTGCACAATGCTGATATTATCAATAATCTGGATCTGCATATTGATGACACTGTTTTTGTGGAAAAAGGAGGCGAGATTATTCCGAAAATCACGGGAGTTGATCCTGCCAAACGACATCCGATGTTTCAGCCGGTGCAGTTTATTGAAACATGCCCCGAGTGCGGAACCAAACTAATTAGAAAAGAAGGTGAAGCTGCCCATTATTGTCCGAATGAAGATGCCTGTCCGCCACAAATTAAAGGCAAGATGGAGCATTTTGTGAGCCGAAAGGCAATGGACATTGATGGCATTGGGCAGGAAACTGTTGACTTGCTTTACAACGAAGGTTTGGCAAAAAACATTACCCAGCTCTACCAATTGCAAAAAAAGCAACTGTTAAACCTTGAGCGAATGGCAGATAAATCGGCACAACGAATTCTCGATGGTTTGGAAGCTTCAAAAGAAGTTCCGTTCGAGCGGGTACTTTTTGCGCTGGGAATTCGTTTTGTTGGAGAAACAGTAGCCAAAACGCTGGTAAAAAAGCTGCATACAATTGAAAATATTCAGCAGCAAACCAAAGAACAGTTGGTAGAAATTGATGAAATTGGCGACCGCATTGCGGAAAGTGTTGTGGATTGGTTTTCGAACGAAGAACATTTACAATTTATCGAAAACCTGAAAGCATACGGACTTCGGTTTTCCATCAGCGAAGACCAGCTGGAGGGACAAACCAACAAACTGGAAGGTTTGAGCATTGTTATTTCGGGAACTTTCGAGCAAAATTCGCGCGATGAGCTTAAAAAACTGATTGAGCAAAACGGAGGGAAAAACGTGGGTTCCATTTCGAAAAAAACAAGTTATATGCTTGCCGGAAGTAATGTTGGTCCCAGCAAGCTTCAAAAAGTTGAGAAGTTGGGTATTCCAATGATCAGTGAGAAAGATTTCTTAAAAATGATCGAATAG
- a CDS encoding DUF6913 domain-containing protein, translating to MGIKEKYASRKLQQLIAKQQRTPIIPKLSLHSKVGVIWQPSEKPAVKYLRNYFNQHGAIFRDYCIFDSDSNPATEANSLTINDLNWWGIPKPEKVSDFIEMKLDLLLCLASEKNYAVDYITALSHAKFKIGSSETDNSYFDLNIKIGQNKDTMFLAQQQIFYLAQLNNTTDS from the coding sequence ATGGGAATTAAAGAAAAATATGCCTCTCGGAAACTCCAACAGTTGATAGCAAAGCAACAGCGCACACCAATAATTCCAAAACTTTCATTGCATTCGAAAGTAGGTGTTATCTGGCAACCTTCAGAAAAACCGGCGGTAAAATACTTACGCAATTATTTTAACCAGCACGGGGCTATTTTTCGCGATTACTGCATTTTCGACAGCGATTCTAATCCGGCAACCGAAGCCAATTCGTTAACCATAAACGACCTCAACTGGTGGGGAATTCCGAAGCCTGAAAAAGTTAGCGACTTTATTGAAATGAAGCTGGATCTGTTACTCTGTCTGGCTTCCGAGAAAAATTACGCAGTTGATTACATTACGGCTTTATCGCATGCCAAATTTAAAATAGGTAGTTCTGAAACCGATAATTCATACTTCGATTTGAATATTAAGATTGGCCAAAATAAGGATACAATGTTTCTGGCTCAGCAACAAATTTTCTATCTTGCGCAACTTAACAATACTACAGATTCATGA
- a CDS encoding UDP-glucose dehydrogenase family protein, which yields MKISVVGTGYVGLVSGTCIAETGVNVACVDIDEKKIEKLNNGIIPIYEPGLEDIYKKNVEKGRLEFTTDLGASIKDADAVFIAVGTPPDEDGSADLKYVLGVAREIGKNMDHYLVVVTKSTVPVGTSEKVKQAMLEELEKRGENIPFDVASNPEFLKEGSAVNDFLKPDRIVIGTESKRARKVMKRLYKPFLLNGHPILFMDIISSEMTKYAANSMLATKISFINDIANLCEIVGADVDNVRRGIGSDPRIGNKFIYPGTGYGGSCFPKDVQALIRTADEKNYSLDVLKAVEAVNYRQKEVLFNKLFKRFDGDLKGKKFAMWGLAFKPKTDDMREAPALVIIEKLLEAGASVVAYDPVAMNEAERILGDKISYAKDEYEAIIDADALILVTEWSEFRLPNFRVMEKLLKNKIIFDGRNIYDPEELAELGFEYFAIGRKTK from the coding sequence ATGAAAATTTCAGTAGTTGGCACTGGTTATGTAGGATTGGTTTCAGGAACATGTATTGCCGAAACCGGAGTTAATGTTGCTTGTGTAGACATTGATGAGAAAAAAATTGAGAAACTAAATAACGGAATAATTCCTATTTACGAGCCGGGGTTGGAAGACATTTATAAGAAGAATGTGGAAAAAGGCCGTCTGGAATTTACCACCGATCTTGGTGCCAGTATTAAAGATGCCGATGCCGTTTTTATTGCCGTTGGAACACCTCCGGATGAAGATGGAAGTGCCGACCTGAAATATGTTTTGGGAGTGGCCCGCGAGATCGGTAAAAACATGGATCATTACCTGGTTGTTGTAACAAAAAGTACGGTTCCGGTAGGTACCTCTGAAAAAGTTAAACAGGCCATGCTGGAAGAGCTCGAAAAACGCGGTGAGAATATTCCGTTTGATGTGGCTTCGAATCCCGAATTCTTGAAAGAAGGAAGTGCAGTAAACGATTTCCTGAAACCCGACCGGATTGTGATTGGTACCGAATCGAAAAGAGCGCGAAAAGTAATGAAGCGTTTATATAAACCGTTCCTGCTGAACGGGCATCCCATTTTATTTATGGATATTATTTCTTCGGAAATGACGAAATACGCTGCCAACTCGATGCTGGCAACAAAAATTAGTTTTATAAACGACATTGCCAACCTTTGCGAAATTGTTGGTGCCGATGTTGACAATGTTCGACGCGGAATTGGATCGGACCCACGTATCGGGAATAAGTTTATTTATCCCGGCACCGGTTATGGCGGATCATGTTTCCCAAAAGATGTACAGGCACTAATTCGCACGGCCGATGAGAAAAACTATTCACTAGATGTGTTAAAAGCAGTTGAAGCGGTTAATTATCGTCAAAAAGAGGTGTTGTTTAACAAACTATTCAAACGTTTTGATGGTGATCTGAAAGGCAAAAAATTCGCGATGTGGGGGCTGGCGTTTAAACCCAAAACCGACGATATGCGCGAAGCTCCGGCCTTGGTTATTATTGAGAAACTGTTGGAAGCCGGTGCTTCTGTTGTGGCTTACGACCCGGTGGCGATGAACGAAGCAGAGCGTATTCTGGGAGATAAAATATCATACGCAAAAGATGAATACGAAGCAATAATTGATGCGGATGCTTTGATTTTGGTTACCGAGTGGTCCGAATTCCGATTGCCAAATTTCCGAGTGATGGAGAAACTGTTGAAAAATAAAATTATTTTCGACGGACGAAATATTTACGATCCGGAAGAACTGGCAGAATTGGGTTTTGAATATTTTGCTATCGGTAGAAAAACAAAATAG